One Ictalurus furcatus strain D&B chromosome 24, Billie_1.0, whole genome shotgun sequence DNA segment encodes these proteins:
- the brd4 gene encoding bromodomain-containing protein 4 isoform X4 produces MDYKMHSKSNDLLDFQTLDALLEKIAHYSAAVKRDPSEECNGIGGALPAEAAPGSRLNEWCPVAPPLLPPPPPPASAPVPVLHPTSMGDGLDAAPMSGSSSSSQGQPQPQSQPSHAFNPPPPEIVDSSRPKRQTNQLQYLSKVVLKTLWKHQFSWPFQAPVDAVKLNLPDYYKIIKNPMDMGTIKKRLENSYYWNAQECIQDFNTMFTNCYIYNKAGDDIVLMAEALEKLFLQKISEMPQEENEIAVMTPKGRGRGRRDPGLNIKPPGPGLDSPSTTPQTRGISNHGAGPQTRGPIPGPPALPPQVALQQALPPRVPPTIPQLGPPFPLGPSDCNPPGTIMTSVPPPTQTALPPMPIQQSPAPMLQSVMPKQRKSQKRKADTTTPTANDQLSESSPAESKSGKTLPRRESVRPSKQPKKEAPDSQHHLAYSAPAGPNSPKVLEQLRYCAGIVKEMFAKKHTAYAWPFYKPVDVETLGLHDYHDIIKHPMDLTTIKDKLDNRQYRDAQEFAADVRLMFSNCYKYNPPDHEVVVMARKLQDVFEMRFAKMPDEPEEVFTPAPAPVLHPAAPVKPQPPIAAPSSSDSSSDSSSESESSTDDSEEERAQRLAELKEQVRKKDLKAVHEQLAALSQPQASKPKKKEKDKKEKKKEKHKKKAIPGLDEILEPPSALPTPKSKNKNNKDPLPKKTKKPSKKEGMKNNRSIPPPGTAPPTLQPGPGLDPVEESGLAGGPGSAGLVPAEKCKPMSYEEKRQLSLDINKLPGDKLGRVVHIIQSREPSLKNSNPDEIEIDFETLKPSTLRELERYVSSCLRKKKKPPEKTVETMSAKPKGSSSDSGSSSESSSSDSEDSESGMASKLKKRGHSAKEGKKGHHPVIAPGMVQPQMPLQPQAPVLQPTAQLKQQQQPQQQQQQQHPSPAAYMAPQVTALESSQLLENTFDSLPHFGQPLMHMSHHTNDSSSPAPPHLNAHTASGPGSPDTHPFLNQHPILQSPALHNALPQQPSRPSNRAAPLPAKPPQPSTPQQPLQLQPQQPPQPQHHLPPHLLHPHQPIRQRPLSPPTLTPQGLLSSQPPQLLLEDDEEPMPTMPLNQVLFLQQLQQGRQQQQQQQVPLMQALQGRQSQPQSQPSLLQTVQVQSQLPVQTQLSVQTQPQAAPVHQPSPQMPQHAPRHMQQSQSQQQQQQQQQQQQQLAFSQGPVQTTQTQPAQHKVAMTPSKAQQQIIQQQQQQHPSPRQHKPDPYSTGHLIENPSPLMMHSPQISQYPPVGHQSPPQNLQPKKEPQRGPPALGPLKEEKQSPSPVMRSESFSPPIRQEPHKQPESKTHMPGHGQQRPDMKPLDTSRPVIRSSDHSGPPPTMPDKDKFKQEPKTPVAPKKVQDVKLKNMGSWASLAQRSTSTPSSAVKSSSDSFEQFRRAAREKEEREKALKAQAEQAEKDRQRRDQEKHRGRDDEDTMEVPRRPHEEQRRRSEHQQAQAAPPQQQHQAPSQTPTQQPQTPSAPQPSQAPPQSPASSQSALDQQREMARRREQERRRREAMAATIDMNFQSDLMAIFEENLF; encoded by the exons AGATCCCAGCGAGGAGTGCAATGGAATCGGCGGCGCTCTCCCTGCAGAGGCCGCGCCCGGCTCGCGGCTGAACGAGTGGTGTCCCGTGGcccctcctcttcttcctcctcctccacctcctgcaTCTGCCCCGGTGCCTGTGCTCCATCCGACCAGTATGGGTGACGGTCTGGACGCCGCACCGATGTCagggagcagcagcagcagccaggGGCAACCCCAGCCCCAGTCTCAGCCCTCTCACGCATTCAACCCCCCTCCCCCGGAGATCGTCGATTCATCACGGCCAAAGCGCCAGACCAACCAGCTGCAATATCTCTCCAAGGTGGTGCTCAAGACGCTGTGGAAGCACCAGTTCTCGTGGCCCTTCCAGGCTCCCGTAGATGCCGTCAAGCTAAACCTGCCT GACTATTACAAGATCATTAAAAACCCTATGGACATGGGAACAATCAAGAAGCGGCTCGAGAACAGTTACTACTGGAACGCCCAAGAATGTATTCAAGACTTCAACACCATGTTTACCAACTGCTACATCTACAACAAG GCAGGGGATGACATAGTCTTAATGGCCGAGGCACTGGAGAAACTGTTCCTCCAGAAGATTTCGGAAATGCCCCAGGAGGAGAACGAGATTGCCGTCATGACTCCGAAGGGCCGTGGTCGGGGCAGGAGGGACCCAG ggtTGAACATAAAGCCCCCCGGACCCGGCTTAGATTCTCCGTCGACGACCCCTCAGACTCGTGGCATTTCCAATCACGGAGCAGGGCCACAGACTAGAGGACCCATACCAGGTCCTCCAGCGCTCCCTCCACAGGTGGCTCTGCAGCAAGCTCTACCCCCTCGAGTTCCCCCTACGATCCCCCAGCTGGGTCCTCCCTTTCCGCTCGGCCCTTCAGACTGCAACCCTCCGGGCACCATCATGACCTCGGTGCCTCCCCCGACCCAGACTGCCCTTCCACCCATGCCCATTCAACAGAGTCCTGCACCGATGCTTCAGAGCGTCATGCCTAAA CAGAGAAAAAGCCAGAAGAGGAAAGCAGACACGACGACCCCCACCGCCAATGACCAGCTGAGCGAGTCGTCTCCCGCGGAGTCCAAGTCAGGAAAGACTCTCCCCCGGCGAGAGAGCGTGCGGCCGTCGAAACAACCCAAGAAAGAAGCGCCGGATTCCCAGCACCATCTGGCCTACAGCGCGCCCGCCGGCCCAAACAGCCCCAAAGTGCTGGAGCAGCTACGCTACTGCGCCGGCATCGTGAAGGAGATGTTCGCTAAGAAGCACACCGCTTACGCCTGGCCTTTCTACAAGCCGGTTGATGTGGAGACTCTGGGACTACATGACTACCatgacatcatcaaacaccCCATGGACCTCACCACCATCAAG GACAAGTTGGACAACAGACAGTACAGAGACGCGCAGGAGTTTGCCGCGGACGTGCGGTTAATGTTCTCCAACTGCTACAAGTACAACCCTCCAGACCACGAGGTTGTGGTGATGGCGCGCAAGCTGCAG GACGTGTTTGAGATGCGCTTTGCTAAGATGCCGGATGAGCCCGAGGAGGTCTTTACCCCTGCGCCTGCCCCCGTGCTGCACCCTGCGGCCCCTGTGAAGCCTCAGCCGCCCATCGCCGCCCCCTCGTCCTCCGACAGCTCCAGCGACTCCTCGTCCGAGTCGGAATCCTCCACCGACGACTCGGAAGAGGAGAGAGCTCAGAGGCTGGCGGAGCTCAAGGAGCAGGTGCGGAAAAAAGac CTCAAGGCGGTCCACGAGCAGCTGGCAGCCCTGTCTCAGCCCCAGGCCAGCAAAccaaagaagaaagagaaggacaagaaggaaaagaagaaggagaagcaCAAAAAGAAAGCCATCCCCGGACTGGACGAGATCCTCGAGCCTCCTTCTGCTCTCCCGACCCCGAAGagcaagaacaagaacaacaaagATCCTCTGCCCAAGAAGACCAAGAAGCCAAG TAAGAAGGAAGGCATGAAGAACAACCGCTCCATTCCTCCCCCGGGCACAGCACCTCCCACCCTGCAGCCTGGGCCTGGCCTCGACCCCGTGGAAGAGTCAGGTCTGGCAGGGGGACCGGGATCCGCGGGCTTGGTACCTGCCGAAAAGTGCAAGCCCATGTCCTACGAGGAGAAGAGACAGCTGAGCCTCGACATCAATAAGCTGCCTGGGGACAAGCTGGGCCGTGTGGTCCACATCATTCAATCCCGCGAGCCTTCGCTGAAAAACTCCAACCCGGACGAGATCGAGATCGACTTCGAGACGCTAAAACCTTCCACGCTGCGAGAGCTGGAGAGATACGTTTCGTCCTGTCTCcgcaagaagaagaagcctcCAG AAAAGACCGTGGAGACTATGAGCGCTAAGCCAAAAGGCTCGTCTTCAGACTCGGGCAGCAGCAGCGAGTCGAGCTCGTCCGACAGCGAGGACTCGGAGTCAG GAATGGCCTCTAAATTGAAGAAGAGAGGTCACTCTGCTAAAGAGGGGAAGAAAGGCCACCACCCGGTGATCGCGCCAGGTATGGTACAGCCCCAGATGCCCCTCCAGCCCCAGGCTCCGGTCTTACAGCCCACAGCTCAgctaaaacaacagcagcagccacaacagcagcagcagcagcagcatccgTCTCCTGCAGCGTACATGGCTCCTCAGGTCACGGCGCTGGAGTCGTCGCAGCTGCTCGAGAACACGTTTGACTCTTTGCCCCATTTTGGACAGCCCCTCATGCACATGTCCCACCACACCAACGACTCGTCCTCTCCTGCCCCGCCTCACCTCAACGCTCACACAGCAAGTGGCCCCGGGTCACCTGACACGCACCCGTTCTTAAACCAGCACCCCATCCTCCAATCCCCAG CACTGCACAACGCTCTGCCTCAGCAGCCTTCACGTCCTAGCAACAGAGCAGCGCCGCTCCCCGCCAAACCCCCGCAGCCCTCGACTCCCCAGCAGCCTCTGCAGCTCCAGCCCCAGCAGCCCCCTCAACCCCAGCACCACCTCCCTCCTCACCTCCTGCACCCCCATCAGCCCATCCGCCAGAGGCCGCTGTCCCCTCCTACGCTCACCCCGCAGGGCCTTCTCTCCTCACAGCCTCCTCAGTTACTGCTGGAGGATGATGAGGAACCCATGCCCACCATGCCCCTCAACCAGGTCCTCTTCCTGCAGCAGCTGCAGCAGGGtcgacagcagcagcagcagcagcaggtccCACTCATGCAGGCCCTCCAGGGCCGTCAGTCACAGCCACAGAGCCAGCCTTCCCTGTTGCAGACGGTGCAGGTGCAGTCACAGCTTCCTGTGCAGACCCAACTGTCTGTCCAAACTCAACCCCAGGCTGCTCCAGTGCACCAGCCCTCGCCGCAGATGCCCCAGCATGCACCCAGACACATGCAGCAATCACAGAgccagcagcaacaacaacagcagcagcagcagcagcagcagctggcTTTCTCACAAGGCCCAGTGCAGACCACACAGACGCAGCCGGCGCAGCACAAAGTGGCCATGACTCCCAGTAAAGCGCAGCAGCAGATtattcagcagcagcagcagcagcatcctTCTCCACGTCAACACAAACCTGATCCCTATAGCACAG GACACCTGATAGAGAACCCCTCTCCTCTTATGATGCATTCCCCTCAGATTTCTCAGTATCCTCCTGTAGGCCATCAGTCTCCTCCACAAAACCTCCAGCCTAAAAAA GAGCCGCAGCGAGGGCCGCCGGCTCTCGGGCCTCTGAAGGAGGAGAAGCAGTCGCCCTCGCCCGTGATGAGGAGCGAATCCTTCAGCCCGCCTATACGCCAGGAACCACACAAACAGCCTGAGAGCAAGACGCACATGCCgggccacggccagcaga GGCCAGACATGAAGCCTCTGGACACGTCTCGCCCCGTAATCCGCTCCTCGGACCATAGCGGTCCACCCCCCACCATGCCGGACAAGGACAAGTTCAAACAGGAGCCCAAGACTCCTGTGGCTCCTAAAAAGGTACAG GATGTGAAACTGAAGAACATGGGCTCATGGGCAAGCCTGGCGCAGAGGTCCACGTCTACGCCGTCCTCGGCGGTGAAATCGAGCAGCGACAGCTTCGAGCAGTTCCGCCGTGCAGCCCGGGAGAAGGAGGAGCGGGAGAAAGCGCTGAAGGCTCAAGCAGAGCAGGCAGAGAAGGACCGGCAGCGCAGAGACCAGGAGAAACATCG GGGCCGTGATGATGAAGATACGATGGAGGTTCCTCGGAGGCCCCATGAGGAGCAGCGGAGGCGCTCTGAGCACCAGCAAGCCCAGGCCGCTCCGCCACAACAGCAGCACCAGGCCCCGTCCCAAACGCCGACCCAACAGCCCCAGACGCCGTCCGCCCCGCAGCCGTCGCAGGCTCCCCCTCAGTCTCCAGCCTCCAGCCAGAGCGCCCTCGACCAGCAGAGAGAGATGGCACGCCGCCGCGAgcaagagaggaggaggagagaggcg ATGGCAGCTACCATCGACATGAACTTCCAAAGCGATCTGATGGCGATCTTCGAGGAGAACTTGTTCTGA
- the brd4 gene encoding bromodomain-containing protein 4 isoform X5, whose protein sequence is MDYKMHSKSNDLLDFQTLDALLEKIAHYSAAVKRDPSEECNGIGGALPAEAAPGSRLNEWCPVAPPLLPPPPPPASAPVPVLHPTSMGDGLDAAPMSGSSSSSQGQPQPQSQPSHAFNPPPPEIVDSSRPKRQTNQLQYLSKVVLKTLWKHQFSWPFQAPVDAVKLNLPDYYKIIKNPMDMGTIKKRLENSYYWNAQECIQDFNTMFTNCYIYNKAGDDIVLMAEALEKLFLQKISEMPQEENEIAVMTPKGRGRGRRDPGLNIKPPGPGLDSPSTTPQTRGISNHGAGPQTRGPIPGPPALPPQVALQQALPPRVPPTIPQLGPPFPLGPSDCNPPGTIMTSVPPPTQTALPPMPIQQSPAPMLQSVMPKQRKSQKRKADTTTPTANDQLSESSPAESKSGKTLPRRESVRPSKQPKKEAPDSQHHLAYSAPAGPNSPKVLEQLRYCAGIVKEMFAKKHTAYAWPFYKPVDVETLGLHDYHDIIKHPMDLTTIKDKLDNRQYRDAQEFAADVRLMFSNCYKYNPPDHEVVVMARKLQDVFEMRFAKMPDEPEEVFTPAPAPVLHPAAPVKPQPPIAAPSSSDSSSDSSSESESSTDDSEEERAQRLAELKEQLKAVHEQLAALSQPQASKPKKKEKDKKEKKKEKHKKKAIPGLDEILEPPSALPTPKSKNKNNKDPLPKKTKKPSKKEGMKNNRSIPPPGTAPPTLQPGPGLDPVEESGLAGGPGSAGLVPAEKCKPMSYEEKRQLSLDINKLPGDKLGRVVHIIQSREPSLKNSNPDEIEIDFETLKPSTLRELERYVSSCLRKKKKPPEKTVETMSAKPKGSSSDSGSSSESSSSDSEDSESGMASKLKKRGHSAKEGKKGHHPVIAPGMVQPQMPLQPQAPVLQPTAQLKQQQQPQQQQQQQHPSPAAYMAPQVTALESSQLLENTFDSLPHFGQPLMHMSHHTNDSSSPAPPHLNAHTASGPGSPDTHPFLNQHPILQSPALHNALPQQPSRPSNRAAPLPAKPPQPSTPQQPLQLQPQQPPQPQHHLPPHLLHPHQPIRQRPLSPPTLTPQGLLSSQPPQLLLEDDEEPMPTMPLNQVLFLQQLQQGRQQQQQQQVPLMQALQGRQSQPQSQPSLLQTVQVQSQLPVQTQLSVQTQPQAAPVHQPSPQMPQHAPRHMQQSQSQQQQQQQQQQQQQLAFSQGPVQTTQTQPAQHKVAMTPSKAQQQIIQQQQQQHPSPRQHKPDPYSTGHLIENPSPLMMHSPQISQYPPVGHQSPPQNLQPKKEPQRGPPALGPLKEEKQSPSPVMRSESFSPPIRQEPHKQPESKTHMPGHGQQRPDMKPLDTSRPVIRSSDHSGPPPTMPDKDKFKQEPKTPVAPKKVQDVKLKNMGSWASLAQRSTSTPSSAVKSSSDSFEQFRRAAREKEEREKALKAQAEQAEKDRQRRDQEKHRGRDDEDTMEVPRRPHEEQRRRSEHQQAQAAPPQQQHQAPSQTPTQQPQTPSAPQPSQAPPQSPASSQSALDQQREMARRREQERRRREAMAATIDMNFQSDLMAIFEENLF, encoded by the exons AGATCCCAGCGAGGAGTGCAATGGAATCGGCGGCGCTCTCCCTGCAGAGGCCGCGCCCGGCTCGCGGCTGAACGAGTGGTGTCCCGTGGcccctcctcttcttcctcctcctccacctcctgcaTCTGCCCCGGTGCCTGTGCTCCATCCGACCAGTATGGGTGACGGTCTGGACGCCGCACCGATGTCagggagcagcagcagcagccaggGGCAACCCCAGCCCCAGTCTCAGCCCTCTCACGCATTCAACCCCCCTCCCCCGGAGATCGTCGATTCATCACGGCCAAAGCGCCAGACCAACCAGCTGCAATATCTCTCCAAGGTGGTGCTCAAGACGCTGTGGAAGCACCAGTTCTCGTGGCCCTTCCAGGCTCCCGTAGATGCCGTCAAGCTAAACCTGCCT GACTATTACAAGATCATTAAAAACCCTATGGACATGGGAACAATCAAGAAGCGGCTCGAGAACAGTTACTACTGGAACGCCCAAGAATGTATTCAAGACTTCAACACCATGTTTACCAACTGCTACATCTACAACAAG GCAGGGGATGACATAGTCTTAATGGCCGAGGCACTGGAGAAACTGTTCCTCCAGAAGATTTCGGAAATGCCCCAGGAGGAGAACGAGATTGCCGTCATGACTCCGAAGGGCCGTGGTCGGGGCAGGAGGGACCCAG ggtTGAACATAAAGCCCCCCGGACCCGGCTTAGATTCTCCGTCGACGACCCCTCAGACTCGTGGCATTTCCAATCACGGAGCAGGGCCACAGACTAGAGGACCCATACCAGGTCCTCCAGCGCTCCCTCCACAGGTGGCTCTGCAGCAAGCTCTACCCCCTCGAGTTCCCCCTACGATCCCCCAGCTGGGTCCTCCCTTTCCGCTCGGCCCTTCAGACTGCAACCCTCCGGGCACCATCATGACCTCGGTGCCTCCCCCGACCCAGACTGCCCTTCCACCCATGCCCATTCAACAGAGTCCTGCACCGATGCTTCAGAGCGTCATGCCTAAA CAGAGAAAAAGCCAGAAGAGGAAAGCAGACACGACGACCCCCACCGCCAATGACCAGCTGAGCGAGTCGTCTCCCGCGGAGTCCAAGTCAGGAAAGACTCTCCCCCGGCGAGAGAGCGTGCGGCCGTCGAAACAACCCAAGAAAGAAGCGCCGGATTCCCAGCACCATCTGGCCTACAGCGCGCCCGCCGGCCCAAACAGCCCCAAAGTGCTGGAGCAGCTACGCTACTGCGCCGGCATCGTGAAGGAGATGTTCGCTAAGAAGCACACCGCTTACGCCTGGCCTTTCTACAAGCCGGTTGATGTGGAGACTCTGGGACTACATGACTACCatgacatcatcaaacaccCCATGGACCTCACCACCATCAAG GACAAGTTGGACAACAGACAGTACAGAGACGCGCAGGAGTTTGCCGCGGACGTGCGGTTAATGTTCTCCAACTGCTACAAGTACAACCCTCCAGACCACGAGGTTGTGGTGATGGCGCGCAAGCTGCAG GACGTGTTTGAGATGCGCTTTGCTAAGATGCCGGATGAGCCCGAGGAGGTCTTTACCCCTGCGCCTGCCCCCGTGCTGCACCCTGCGGCCCCTGTGAAGCCTCAGCCGCCCATCGCCGCCCCCTCGTCCTCCGACAGCTCCAGCGACTCCTCGTCCGAGTCGGAATCCTCCACCGACGACTCGGAAGAGGAGAGAGCTCAGAGGCTGGCGGAGCTCAAGGAGCAG CTCAAGGCGGTCCACGAGCAGCTGGCAGCCCTGTCTCAGCCCCAGGCCAGCAAAccaaagaagaaagagaaggacaagaaggaaaagaagaaggagaagcaCAAAAAGAAAGCCATCCCCGGACTGGACGAGATCCTCGAGCCTCCTTCTGCTCTCCCGACCCCGAAGagcaagaacaagaacaacaaagATCCTCTGCCCAAGAAGACCAAGAAGCCAAG TAAGAAGGAAGGCATGAAGAACAACCGCTCCATTCCTCCCCCGGGCACAGCACCTCCCACCCTGCAGCCTGGGCCTGGCCTCGACCCCGTGGAAGAGTCAGGTCTGGCAGGGGGACCGGGATCCGCGGGCTTGGTACCTGCCGAAAAGTGCAAGCCCATGTCCTACGAGGAGAAGAGACAGCTGAGCCTCGACATCAATAAGCTGCCTGGGGACAAGCTGGGCCGTGTGGTCCACATCATTCAATCCCGCGAGCCTTCGCTGAAAAACTCCAACCCGGACGAGATCGAGATCGACTTCGAGACGCTAAAACCTTCCACGCTGCGAGAGCTGGAGAGATACGTTTCGTCCTGTCTCcgcaagaagaagaagcctcCAG AAAAGACCGTGGAGACTATGAGCGCTAAGCCAAAAGGCTCGTCTTCAGACTCGGGCAGCAGCAGCGAGTCGAGCTCGTCCGACAGCGAGGACTCGGAGTCAG GAATGGCCTCTAAATTGAAGAAGAGAGGTCACTCTGCTAAAGAGGGGAAGAAAGGCCACCACCCGGTGATCGCGCCAGGTATGGTACAGCCCCAGATGCCCCTCCAGCCCCAGGCTCCGGTCTTACAGCCCACAGCTCAgctaaaacaacagcagcagccacaacagcagcagcagcagcagcatccgTCTCCTGCAGCGTACATGGCTCCTCAGGTCACGGCGCTGGAGTCGTCGCAGCTGCTCGAGAACACGTTTGACTCTTTGCCCCATTTTGGACAGCCCCTCATGCACATGTCCCACCACACCAACGACTCGTCCTCTCCTGCCCCGCCTCACCTCAACGCTCACACAGCAAGTGGCCCCGGGTCACCTGACACGCACCCGTTCTTAAACCAGCACCCCATCCTCCAATCCCCAG CACTGCACAACGCTCTGCCTCAGCAGCCTTCACGTCCTAGCAACAGAGCAGCGCCGCTCCCCGCCAAACCCCCGCAGCCCTCGACTCCCCAGCAGCCTCTGCAGCTCCAGCCCCAGCAGCCCCCTCAACCCCAGCACCACCTCCCTCCTCACCTCCTGCACCCCCATCAGCCCATCCGCCAGAGGCCGCTGTCCCCTCCTACGCTCACCCCGCAGGGCCTTCTCTCCTCACAGCCTCCTCAGTTACTGCTGGAGGATGATGAGGAACCCATGCCCACCATGCCCCTCAACCAGGTCCTCTTCCTGCAGCAGCTGCAGCAGGGtcgacagcagcagcagcagcagcaggtccCACTCATGCAGGCCCTCCAGGGCCGTCAGTCACAGCCACAGAGCCAGCCTTCCCTGTTGCAGACGGTGCAGGTGCAGTCACAGCTTCCTGTGCAGACCCAACTGTCTGTCCAAACTCAACCCCAGGCTGCTCCAGTGCACCAGCCCTCGCCGCAGATGCCCCAGCATGCACCCAGACACATGCAGCAATCACAGAgccagcagcaacaacaacagcagcagcagcagcagcagcagctggcTTTCTCACAAGGCCCAGTGCAGACCACACAGACGCAGCCGGCGCAGCACAAAGTGGCCATGACTCCCAGTAAAGCGCAGCAGCAGATtattcagcagcagcagcagcagcatcctTCTCCACGTCAACACAAACCTGATCCCTATAGCACAG GACACCTGATAGAGAACCCCTCTCCTCTTATGATGCATTCCCCTCAGATTTCTCAGTATCCTCCTGTAGGCCATCAGTCTCCTCCACAAAACCTCCAGCCTAAAAAA GAGCCGCAGCGAGGGCCGCCGGCTCTCGGGCCTCTGAAGGAGGAGAAGCAGTCGCCCTCGCCCGTGATGAGGAGCGAATCCTTCAGCCCGCCTATACGCCAGGAACCACACAAACAGCCTGAGAGCAAGACGCACATGCCgggccacggccagcaga GGCCAGACATGAAGCCTCTGGACACGTCTCGCCCCGTAATCCGCTCCTCGGACCATAGCGGTCCACCCCCCACCATGCCGGACAAGGACAAGTTCAAACAGGAGCCCAAGACTCCTGTGGCTCCTAAAAAGGTACAG GATGTGAAACTGAAGAACATGGGCTCATGGGCAAGCCTGGCGCAGAGGTCCACGTCTACGCCGTCCTCGGCGGTGAAATCGAGCAGCGACAGCTTCGAGCAGTTCCGCCGTGCAGCCCGGGAGAAGGAGGAGCGGGAGAAAGCGCTGAAGGCTCAAGCAGAGCAGGCAGAGAAGGACCGGCAGCGCAGAGACCAGGAGAAACATCG GGGCCGTGATGATGAAGATACGATGGAGGTTCCTCGGAGGCCCCATGAGGAGCAGCGGAGGCGCTCTGAGCACCAGCAAGCCCAGGCCGCTCCGCCACAACAGCAGCACCAGGCCCCGTCCCAAACGCCGACCCAACAGCCCCAGACGCCGTCCGCCCCGCAGCCGTCGCAGGCTCCCCCTCAGTCTCCAGCCTCCAGCCAGAGCGCCCTCGACCAGCAGAGAGAGATGGCACGCCGCCGCGAgcaagagaggaggaggagagaggcg ATGGCAGCTACCATCGACATGAACTTCCAAAGCGATCTGATGGCGATCTTCGAGGAGAACTTGTTCTGA